The Terriglobales bacterium genome includes the window ACTTGAAAGATGCCGAAACCGAAGGCCACTCCAAGCGCGTCACCGCGTTCACCATTGCTATCGCGCGCGCTATGGGCCTCAGCTCAGAGCGGATTCGTGTCATCGCCCGCGGCGCTTTCCTGCACGACATCGGTAAGATGGCTATTCCCGACGCCATCCTTCGCAAGCCCGGCGCCCTCACTCCGGAAGAGATCAACATCATGAAGGAGCACTGCTGGCACGGTTATCAGATCCTTCGCAAGATCCCCTTCCTCACCGAAGCTGCGGAGATCGTGTACGCCCACCAAGAACGCTGGGATGGCACTGGTTACCCGCGTAACCTCAAAGGGGATGAAATCCCCATGGGGGCTCGCATATTCTCGCTGGCCGACACCATGGACGCCATTATGTCCGACCGTCCCTATCGCGCCGCGCAGCCCTTTTCCGCCGCCCGGGACGAAATCGTTCGCTGGTCCGGACGACAGTTCGATCCCAATATCGTGAATACCTTCGTGGAAATGCCCGAGAGCATCTGGCACGACCTGCGCAAGGAGATCAACTCGCAGATCTATCGCTTCACACCACAGCCCGGCGCAGGCAAATTCGCCTCGGTGTAGCCAACATCGTCTGAATTTTCTGGGGGATGTTTTTAGGAATAGGCTGCCCTGCGGGGGTATAGGGCAATATTGCGTGGTCGACTGCTACTGGGCCGTTTCCATCGAATCCAGCGTTTCCGCTACCCGGTTCAGCGCCATCTGGATCCGGTCCAGTTCCCGCTGTGCGGCTTCGTTCCACTCGGCCAACCGGCTCGGAGCGTCCGAAGCACTTTCTGCCAGCCAACTGATTACTCGTCGGCCACGGTCGGTAAACAGCAGTACTCCCAAACCGCCCAGACCCATGACAGTCATCGGAAGATACCACTTGCGCATAATCTCTCCCTTAGCCCGTTCAACAATGAATTGCAATTGATACTGATTCATACTGATAGCAAGTGTTGGATGCGTTCGCAACGCAAAAGTCTCCTCGCACATAACAAAAGTACTTACCTCGACGGTACTGTCCTCTAGGATGGCAAGTTCCCTCCCCTCTGTAACCTATCGGATTAATCGCCTAATCCACTACTTTCATCCACAGAAAGGGTTCTATACTCCAGGAACGC containing:
- a CDS encoding HD domain-containing phosphohydrolase — its product is MSAERILIVDDEDAIREIVASMLSLAGYKCQQAASGVEALAVLQSGEEFELMLSDLMMAELDGIGLLERTKEKYPDMPVVMVTAVHDISVALAALRNGAYDYLLKPFEREQLLATVRRAMENRRLKLENRAYQVNLETLVAARTEQLRQAMSDLERSYDITLEALGDALDLKDAETEGHSKRVTAFTIAIARAMGLSSERIRVIARGAFLHDIGKMAIPDAILRKPGALTPEEINIMKEHCWHGYQILRKIPFLTEAAEIVYAHQERWDGTGYPRNLKGDEIPMGARIFSLADTMDAIMSDRPYRAAQPFSAARDEIVRWSGRQFDPNIVNTFVEMPESIWHDLRKEINSQIYRFTPQPGAGKFASV